Proteins from a single region of Mytilus trossulus isolate FHL-02 chromosome 2, PNRI_Mtr1.1.1.hap1, whole genome shotgun sequence:
- the LOC134705377 gene encoding microfibril-associated glycoprotein 4-like, with protein MYMNILLTGLLLFSKESNGHKINKEKCVRDVADKVATLITTTTSQCIITPTEGLDDHDRPSDCGDLKKSEYKSGHGVYKIFPDGTSGFHVFCDMETDKGGWTVFQRRTNNYVGFYREWESYKNGFGNLKSDFWLGNEYLNKITEQGYYILRIDMEDFENNHKYAIYEKFAVENEKSGYKLKVAGYTGNAGDSFSGHNGYKFTTRDRDNDAYPHNCAELYYGGWWYTNCHYSNLNGMYLMGKHSSYAIGVNWKTWKGYNYSLKTTRMMIRRA; from the exons ATGTACATGAACATTTTGTTAACAGGTTTGCTCCTCTTTTCTAAGGAAAGCAATGGccataaaataaacaaag AGAAATGTGTCAGGGACGTCGCCGACAAAGTGGCTACTCTAATTACAACAACTACGAGTCAGTGCATTATCACCCCTACCGAAG GTTTAGATGATCACGACCGACCCTCTGACTGTGGTGATTTGAAGAAATCAGAATACAAAAGTGGCCATGGAGTATATAAAATTTTCCCGGATGGAACTTCTGGTTTTCACGTCTTTTGTGACATGGAGACTGACAAAGGTGGTTGGACG GTATTTCAACGAAGAACAAACAATTATGTCGGCTTTTATAGAGAATGGGAATCTTATAAGAATGGCTTTGGAAATCTAAAGAGTGATTTCTGGTTAG GGAAtgaatatttgaacaaaataactGAACAGGGATATTACATACTGCGGATTGATatggaggattttgaaaataatcacAAATACGCCATCTATGAGAAATTTGCTGTTGAGAACGAGAAGTCTGGATACAAGCTGAAGGTAGCTGGTTATACTGGAAATGCAG GTGATTCATTCAGCGGTCATAATGGATATAAATTTACTACAAGGGACAGGGATAATGATGCTTACCCACATAACTGTGCTGAGTTGTATTACGGAGGATGGTGGTATACTAATTgtcattattcaaatttgaaCGGGATGTACCTAATGGGAAAACACAGTTCTTATGCTATTGGTGTTAATTGGAAGACCTGGAAAGGATACAACTACTCTTTAAAAACAACACGCATGATGATACGACGAgcctaa